A region of Salvelinus namaycush isolate Seneca chromosome 9, SaNama_1.0, whole genome shotgun sequence DNA encodes the following proteins:
- the LOC120053459 gene encoding insulin gene enhancer protein ISL-2B — MVDIILNSSFLGDMGDHSKKKSGIAMCVGCGSQIHDQYILRVAPDLEWHAACLKCSECSQYLDETCTCFVRDGKTYCKRDYVRLFGIKCAKCNIGFCSSDLVMRARDNVYHMECFRCSMCSRHLVPGDEFSLRDEELLCRADHGLLLERASAGSPISPGNILSRSFHITDPVSVRQPPHRNHVHKQSEKTTRVRTVLNEKQLHTLRTCYNANPRPDALMKEQLVEMTGLSPRVIRVWFQNKRCKDKKRTIFMKQLQQQHHIDKTNLQGLTGTPMVAGSPIRHDNTVLGNPVEVQTYQPPWKALSEFALQSDLDQPAFRQLVSFSESGSMGNSSGSDVTSLSSQLPDTPNSMVPSPMDT, encoded by the exons ATGGTGGATATTATATTAAATTCTTCTTTCTTGGGTGATATGGGGGATCATTCCAAAA AGAAGTCTGGAATCGCAATGTGTGTGGGCTGTGGGAGTCAGATCCACGACCAGTACATCCTGCGGGTCGCCCCGGACCTGGAGTGGCATGCTGCGTGTCTGAAGTGCTCGGAATGCAGTCAGTACCTGGATGAGACGTGCACTTGCTTCGTCCGAGATGGCAAAACATACTGCAAAAGAGATTATGTAAG ATTATTTGGGATTAAATGTGCAAAATGTAACATTGGCTTCTGCAGCAGTGATCTGGTGATGAGAGCTCGTGACAACGTTTACCACATGGAGTGTTTTAGGTGCTCGATGTGCAGCCGGCATCTCGTGCCGGGGGATGAGTTCTCTCTGCGGGACGAGGAGCTGCTGTGTCGGGCTGATCACGGTTTACTTCTGGAACGGGCCTCAGCGGGAAGCCCCATTAGTCCGGGAAATATTCTCTCCAGGTCTTTTCATATTACTG ATCCTGTGTCAGTTCGACAGCCTCCTCATCGGAACCACGTCCACAAGCAGTCAGAGAAAACCACTCGGGTGCGAACAGTATTGAACGAGAAGCAGCTCCATACCCTTCGGACCTGTTACAATGCCAACCCAAGACCAGACGCTCTTATGAAAGAACAATTGGTAGAGATGACCGGTCTTAGCCCAAGGGTCATCAGAGTTTGGTTTCAGAACAAACGTTGTAAAGACAAGAAGAGAACTATATTCATGAAGCAACTTCAACAACAGCATCACATCGATAAAACT AATCTTCAGGGGCTGACGGGTACACCTATGGTGGCAGGCAGTCCAATTCGACACGACAACACGGTCCTAGGGAACCCAGTAGAGGTGCAGACTTACCAGCCCCCCTGGAAGGCCCTGAGCGAGTTCGCCTTGCAGAGTGACCTGGACCAGCCCGCCTTCCGGCAGTTG GTGTCTTTTTCTGAATCGGGCTCCATGGGTAACTCCTCCGGCAGTGATGTGACCTCCTTGTCGTCGCAGTTGCCGGACACCCCGAACAGCATGGTACCAAGTCCGATGGACACGTGA